A single window of Solenopsis invicta isolate M01_SB chromosome 3, UNIL_Sinv_3.0, whole genome shotgun sequence DNA harbors:
- the LOC120357230 gene encoding uncharacterized protein LOC120357230: protein MHRSASTHAITSFTLVICILFVIVIITRFKETYLSENSPFTEKETEKLRGYRTLCMNKYDVDTTIIEKAKEMENVIDYIDERLVSYVICLYKNWGIINADGHIDWKVTLSMLRGVPQKVFNEIYSACNRTTGTDYERGYELFKCFLRNKVDLL from the exons ATGCATCGTAGTGCAAGTACTCATGCTATTACTAGCTTTACGTTGGTAATATGTATCCTCTTTGTG atTGTTATTATTACTCGTTTCAAAGAGACATACTTGTCTGAAAAT aGTCCATTCACAGAGAAGGAAACAGAAAAATTAAGAGGCTACAGAACATTATGTATGAACAAATATGATGTTGATACGA CAATAATTGAAAAAGCAAAGGAAATGGAAAACGTAATTGATTATATTGACGAAAGACTTGTTTCctatgttatttgtttatataaaaactgGGGAATT ATAAATGCAGATGGACACATTGACTGGAAGGTAACTCTTTCTATGTTGCGAGGTGTACCACAAAAAGTATTCAATGAAATATACAGTGCATGCAATCGTACCA cTGGTACAGATTATGAAAGAGGATACGAGTTATTTAAGTGCTTCTTACGAAACAAAGTAGatcttctataa
- the LOC105204753 gene encoding aromatic-L-amino-acid decarboxylase isoform X1 has translation MRLRRVVNLENMNTSEFVEFAKATIDYVADYTETLRSKNVLPDVEPGYLSKLLPKEAPQKSEKWQEVLKDVEQYIMPGITHWNSPHFHAYFPTANSYPAIVAEILSCAIGCIGFSWITSPACTELEVITCNWLGKLLGLPNEFLNSPNGTGGGVIQGSASECTFLCLLAAKDHTTRRVKRLHSEMDENHIKSKLVAYTSNQSNSSVEKAGILGSMPMRLLPVDDKCSLRGETLKKAIQEDLEKGLIPSYVVATLGTTGTCAFDNIDEIGPICKEYNIWLHIDAAYAGAAFVCPEYRHLMSGVQYADSFNVNAHKWLLTNFDASVLWVKDSRRLIETFSVNRIYLAHDKEGFVPDYRNWQIPLGRRFRSLKLWFVIRIYGVQGLQEHIRRTIKLAQLFENYVRSDDRFEVVTEVVMGLVCFRIKGDNSLTKKLVDRLQARKQIYLIVSTYQHKLVARFVVCSRLCREEDIAFSWNEISSQTTEILQESFRKQSVRNIVKSTDDITTRIENLNLETKEISQKIS, from the exons A TGCGATTGCGTCGCGTagtgaatttagaaaatatgaaCACGTCGGAATTTGTGGAATTTGCTAAGGCGACTATAGACTACGTTGCGGATTATACTGAGACTTTGAGAAGCAAAAACGTATTGCCGGATGTGGAGCCGGGTTACCTTAGTAAGTTATTGCCTAAAGAAGCTCCGCAAAAATCTGAGAAATGGCAAGAGGTGCTAAAAGATGTGGAACAATACATTATGCCAggg ATAACACACTGGAACTCGCCACATTTTCACGCATATTTCCCAACGGCTAACTCTTATCCGGCTATCGTTGCTGAAATTTTGAGCTGCGCTATCGGGTGTATCGGTTTTAGCTGGATAACATCTCCGGCTTGCACCGAACTCGAGGTCATTACATGTAATTGGCTTGGCAAATTGTTAGGGCTACCTAATGAATTTTTGAATTCTCCTAATGGGACAGGTGGAGGCGTCATTCAG GGATCTGCAAGTGAATGTACATTTCTATGTCTGTTAGCTGCGAAAGACCATACAACGCGTCGAGTAAAACGTCTTCATTCCGAGATGGATGAGAATcatattaaatctaaattagtCGCATATACCTCCA ATCAGTCCAATTCTTCAGTGGAGAAGGCAGGAATTTTAGGATCAATGCCAATGAGGTTACTACCAGTGGATGATAAGTGCTCTCTACGCGGAGAAACTTTGAAGAAAGCAATACAGGAAGATTTGGAGAAAGGTCTTATACCGTCTTACGTCGTCGCTACTTTAGGAACTACTGGCACCTGTGCTTTCGACAATATCGACGAGATAGGGCCAATATGCAAAGAATATAACATATGGTTGCACATTGACGCTGCTTACGCAG GTGCAGCATTTGTATGTCCGGAATATCGTCATTTAATGTCCGGCGTTCAGTATGCGGATTCTTTTAACGTGAACGCGCACAAGTGGTTACTTACAAATTTTGATGCTTCGGTATTGTG ggtAAAAGATTCGAGACGACTTATAGAAACTTTCAGTGTTAACAGAATATATCTTGCCCATGATAAGGAAGGATTTGTACCGGATTATAGa AATTGGCAGATACCGTTAGGTCGACGTTTCCGTTCACTAAAATTATGGTTCGTCATACGTATTTATGGAGTGCAAGGACTTCAGGAGCACATTAGACGCACCATAAAACTAGCGCAACTTTTTGAGAATTATGTCAGATCAGATGATAGGTTCGAAGTAGTCACCGAAGTGGTTATGGGTCTAGTCTGTTTCCGTATCAAg gGTGATAACAGTTTGACAAAGAAACTTGTAGACCGTCTACAGGCtagaaaacaaatttatctCATCGTCAGCACGTATCAGCATAAACTTGTTGCTAGATTTGTCGTATGCAGTCGATTATGTCGTGAAGAAGATATTGCTTTCTCGTGGAATGAAATAAGTAGTCAGACGACAGAAATTTTGCAGGAAAGTTTTCGTAAACAATCGGTTCGAAACATCGTGAAATCGACAGATGATATTACGACAAGGATAGAAAATTTGAACTTAGAAACGAAAgaaatttcgcaaaaaatatcgtaa
- the LOC105204753 gene encoding aromatic-L-amino-acid decarboxylase isoform X2: MNTSEFVEFAKATIDYVADYTETLRSKNVLPDVEPGYLSKLLPKEAPQKSEKWQEVLKDVEQYIMPGITHWNSPHFHAYFPTANSYPAIVAEILSCAIGCIGFSWITSPACTELEVITCNWLGKLLGLPNEFLNSPNGTGGGVIQGSASECTFLCLLAAKDHTTRRVKRLHSEMDENHIKSKLVAYTSNQSNSSVEKAGILGSMPMRLLPVDDKCSLRGETLKKAIQEDLEKGLIPSYVVATLGTTGTCAFDNIDEIGPICKEYNIWLHIDAAYAGAAFVCPEYRHLMSGVQYADSFNVNAHKWLLTNFDASVLWVKDSRRLIETFSVNRIYLAHDKEGFVPDYRNWQIPLGRRFRSLKLWFVIRIYGVQGLQEHIRRTIKLAQLFENYVRSDDRFEVVTEVVMGLVCFRIKGDNSLTKKLVDRLQARKQIYLIVSTYQHKLVARFVVCSRLCREEDIAFSWNEISSQTTEILQESFRKQSVRNIVKSTDDITTRIENLNLETKEISQKIS; this comes from the exons atgaaCACGTCGGAATTTGTGGAATTTGCTAAGGCGACTATAGACTACGTTGCGGATTATACTGAGACTTTGAGAAGCAAAAACGTATTGCCGGATGTGGAGCCGGGTTACCTTAGTAAGTTATTGCCTAAAGAAGCTCCGCAAAAATCTGAGAAATGGCAAGAGGTGCTAAAAGATGTGGAACAATACATTATGCCAggg ATAACACACTGGAACTCGCCACATTTTCACGCATATTTCCCAACGGCTAACTCTTATCCGGCTATCGTTGCTGAAATTTTGAGCTGCGCTATCGGGTGTATCGGTTTTAGCTGGATAACATCTCCGGCTTGCACCGAACTCGAGGTCATTACATGTAATTGGCTTGGCAAATTGTTAGGGCTACCTAATGAATTTTTGAATTCTCCTAATGGGACAGGTGGAGGCGTCATTCAG GGATCTGCAAGTGAATGTACATTTCTATGTCTGTTAGCTGCGAAAGACCATACAACGCGTCGAGTAAAACGTCTTCATTCCGAGATGGATGAGAATcatattaaatctaaattagtCGCATATACCTCCA ATCAGTCCAATTCTTCAGTGGAGAAGGCAGGAATTTTAGGATCAATGCCAATGAGGTTACTACCAGTGGATGATAAGTGCTCTCTACGCGGAGAAACTTTGAAGAAAGCAATACAGGAAGATTTGGAGAAAGGTCTTATACCGTCTTACGTCGTCGCTACTTTAGGAACTACTGGCACCTGTGCTTTCGACAATATCGACGAGATAGGGCCAATATGCAAAGAATATAACATATGGTTGCACATTGACGCTGCTTACGCAG GTGCAGCATTTGTATGTCCGGAATATCGTCATTTAATGTCCGGCGTTCAGTATGCGGATTCTTTTAACGTGAACGCGCACAAGTGGTTACTTACAAATTTTGATGCTTCGGTATTGTG ggtAAAAGATTCGAGACGACTTATAGAAACTTTCAGTGTTAACAGAATATATCTTGCCCATGATAAGGAAGGATTTGTACCGGATTATAGa AATTGGCAGATACCGTTAGGTCGACGTTTCCGTTCACTAAAATTATGGTTCGTCATACGTATTTATGGAGTGCAAGGACTTCAGGAGCACATTAGACGCACCATAAAACTAGCGCAACTTTTTGAGAATTATGTCAGATCAGATGATAGGTTCGAAGTAGTCACCGAAGTGGTTATGGGTCTAGTCTGTTTCCGTATCAAg gGTGATAACAGTTTGACAAAGAAACTTGTAGACCGTCTACAGGCtagaaaacaaatttatctCATCGTCAGCACGTATCAGCATAAACTTGTTGCTAGATTTGTCGTATGCAGTCGATTATGTCGTGAAGAAGATATTGCTTTCTCGTGGAATGAAATAAGTAGTCAGACGACAGAAATTTTGCAGGAAAGTTTTCGTAAACAATCGGTTCGAAACATCGTGAAATCGACAGATGATATTACGACAAGGATAGAAAATTTGAACTTAGAAACGAAAgaaatttcgcaaaaaatatcgtaa